The genomic stretch TGGCATTCAACATAATTTCTTCAGTAAGCTCAGCCGCTTGAGACTCCACCATTAAGACGGCTTTGTCTGTACCTGCAACGACTAAATCTAAATCTGATGTTTCAAGTTGCTTGAAACTTGGGTTTAAAATGTATTGTCCTTCCGAATAACCTACTCTTACAGCCGCTATCGGGCCTTTAAAAGGAAGACCTGATAAGCTTAAGGCGGCAGAAGCACCAATTAATGCAGGAATATCTGCGTTAATATCCGGATTTGAAGATAAAACAGTCGCAACAATTTGCACTTCATTATAAAACCCTTCAGGAAACAGAGGTCTTATTGGCCTATCAATTAAGCGTGAAGTTAAAATTTCTTTTTCCGTGGGTCGACCTTCACGTTTAAAATACCCACCTGGAATTCGACCTGCTGCATATGTACGTTCTTGATATTGAACAGTCAGTGGAAAAAAGTCTCTTTCTTCACCTGATGGTTGTTTGTTACCCACAACGGTTACTAAAACGGTTGTGCCATTCAAGCTTACAAGAACAGATGCCGTCGCTTGACGCGCAACTGATCCAGTTTCTAAAGTTATTTCCTGCGAACCAAACTGAACGACTTTCTTTATAGAATTAATTAAAGTTGACACGCTTACATTCCCTCAAAAAAAACAAATGGGCGAAAATTACCGCCCATTGGTACGAATAAAATGTTCTTCAACGATAGTTTGAAGAATATGAATCCCCGACTTAACCACGCAAGCCGAGTTGTTTAATCAGGGTCAAATAACCCTGTAAATTAACGCCTTTGAAATATTTTAATAATTTACGACGCAAAGCTACTTTCTTCAATAAACCTTGTCGTGAATGATTATCCTTCTTATGAACCTGAAAATGGCCATTTAGCTGTTCGATAGCCCCAGATAATAAAGCAATCTGAACCTCTGGGGATCCTGTATCAACTGGAGAACGTTGATATTTAGCCAATATTTCATTTTTAGCCAACATAAAACCTTTTACCTCTTATAAATGAACCCGCTATTCTATGCATAATCCCTGCAACTGACAAGGAATATTTTCTCAAATTATCCTTACAATAGTTAAATATCGCTAATCTTCCTAGTTACAGGAGCCATTCATAAGTGTCAGCAAAATGCTTACATATTCATCCCTGTATCACTTTAATATTTAAACACTATTCGTTCATTTAATCTTTATGCTGGCTATTTAGGTTTAACGGTTTTTTTAAAAATTTTAATTTATGTGAAAAATAAAAAGCCCCTTCGACCGGGATTCTATGGTATGCAAAAATTTACTGTGTGCAGCTTGCACTGTAAATCGCATCATTATTTAGTATAAGTGCTGTGTCATGTTAGAATACCCACCCGCCGCTGACGGCTATTTTGGACTCGTTTGTCAGCGTTGGAAATTATCAGCATGGACAGGTAAAATTACCGCTAATTAATAAGTGAAAATGATATGAAAACTACTAGTAGCATGAGCAAAATTCTTAAAGGATTAATGAGTGAGTTGGGAATTAATGAATCGGAACTAGCACGACGCACGGGGGTGGGACAACCTGTAGTACATCGAATTTGCTCAGGAGAAACTGATAATCCCAAAGTCGCTACTTTAAGCCCGATTGCCAATTTTTTTGCTATCTCTATCAGTCAACTCATTGGCGATGAGCCCATATCAGCTGATCGGATTCCAGGCACTTTTAATCCTGACGCCCAAGGTTGGCGGCAAATTCCATTGCTTACCTGGCCGCAAGTGCTACATTGGCCTAATTTTACTGAAAAATTAGCCCCCTTGCCGACGGTTTCTACCGATATTGA from Rickettsiella endosymbiont of Miltochrista miniata encodes the following:
- the rpsO gene encoding 30S ribosomal protein S15, whose product is MLAKNEILAKYQRSPVDTGSPEVQIALLSGAIEQLNGHFQVHKKDNHSRQGLLKKVALRRKLLKYFKGVNLQGYLTLIKQLGLRG
- a CDS encoding S24 family peptidase translates to MKTTSSMSKILKGLMSELGINESELARRTGVGQPVVHRICSGETDNPKVATLSPIANFFAISISQLIGDEPISADRIPGTFNPDAQGWRQIPLLTWPQVLHWPNFTEKLAPLPTVSTDIDMSQHAYAVSARDTTMEPRFPEGTILLIDPDLKPNSLDFAIVHIEGHDLPNFKQILIDGGHTILKPLNTDFKTLLLDKPHRFLGVMVQSRMDFKKKK